DNA from Cryptosporangium minutisporangium:
GTACGAGGTATTGGCGTACGTACAGCCGTCGCCGGTCGTCCGGCTCAACCAGGCGGTCGCGATCGGGAAGGCCGGCGATCCGGCCCGCGGTCTGGCGGTCGTGGATGCGCTCGGCGCGGAGCGTGCGCTGCGGGGTTACGCCCAACTGCCGGCGGTGCGCGGCGAGCTGCTCGCGCAGCTCGGTCGCCTCGCGGAGGCCGCCGCCGAGTTCCGGCGCGCCGCCGATCTGACCGCCAACGACAGCGAGCGGACGCTGTTCAGCGGGCGAGCCGCGTCGCTGGACACCGAGTCGGCCAGCTGACACCAGGCGCCAAGTGCGGCGAAAGCGGCCGCCAAGATCGACGTCCGATCCTCGGTGCATCGAACGAACCGAGGAGCTCCCGATGACCGCAGTCACCACCGCACACCGTCCGCAGATTCGCTTGCCCGGCCAGTCCGCCGCCGCGCCCGGTCCGCTGAACATGGGCACGATGTACCTGATGCACCACGCGCTGCGCCGCGACTTCGCCCGCCTGCGGACGGCGACCCACGCGGTGCCGCTGACCGATACCCGCCGGCTGACCGGCCTGCACGGCCACCTGGAGTACGTGCTGCACGCGTTGCACCAGCACCACTCCGGCGAGGACGCGATGATCTGGCCGGAGATGCGTCGCCGAGCCCCGCAGGAACACGTGCTCCTGGACGCCATGGAGGCCGAGCACGGCGGGCTGGACAGCGCGATCGAGGCGGCCCGTGCGGCGTACTCGGCGCTGGTGGCGACGCCGACCGAGGCGAACCGCTCCGCGGCCGTGTCCGCCGTCGACGCGGTCGGCAGCGCGGTGGACGCCCACATGACGCACGAGGAGACCGCGGCGATCCCGCTGATGCACCGGGTGTTCACGTACGAGGACTTCGAAGCCATCGGCGCGAAGCTCCAGAAGGAACACTCGTCGTTCAAGGACCTGTCGACGCTGGTGCCGTGGATGGCCGACGCGGTGCCGGACGCCGTGCTCCAGCAGGTGTGGGCGGACCAGCCGAAGGTGATGTGGTTCCTGTTCCGGCGGATCTGGCGGCCCCGCTACGCCCGCCGGGTCGCGTCGCTCTTCGGATGAGCGTCCAGGAAAGACCAGGTGGCGGCCGCCCGATCGGGCGACCGCCACCGGTGCTCTACCTGATCTACCTGATCTACTCGAGATCAGATCGGGGAGATCAGATCGGGCAGGTGTTGCGGTACTCGGAGATACCCAGGCCACTCGGTCCGGGGCAGAGGAACTGGCTGTACCGGGTGTCCTCGTCGACGAAGCGCTTGAGCCAGCTGATCATCATCTTCGCCACGTCGTCGTTCGGCGTTTGCGGGAAGAAGTGGCTTCCGCCGCGCAACTCCAGGTACGCCTTCTCCGGCGAACCCAGCGAGGTGTAGAACGGCTCGGAGTGCGACGAGACCGGCGCGATCGTGTCGGAGGAGCCACCGATGATCAGCGTGGGAACGCGCTGCCGCGTCCAGCTCTTGGTCGCGTTCCACGGCGCCAGCGGGATCGCGGCCTTGAGCGACGGCCGGTCGAGGGACGCCTCCAGCGAGCCGCCACCGCCCATCGAGTGGCCCGCCACGGCGAGGCGGTTGCGGTCGATGCGGCTCGCGGCCGGGCTGCTGGTGACCGCCCAGTCGAGCGCGGCGAGCAGCTGGTTGCCGCGGGAGGCCGGCTGGTCGAGCGTCGAGTTGGTCTCGATGCCGATCACCACGAAGCCCTGGGATGCCAGTCGCGGACCGAGCCACTCGAGGCTCGACCAGTACGCGGTGAACCCGGGCGAGATCGCGACCGCGCCGAACGTGCCCTGGCTGGTGTCGGTCGGGTAGTAGATCCGGCCACCGCCGAAGCCCGAGACGAGGCCGCTGATGCGGGCTTCGGTGACGCGGAACGGGCCGGTGGTCGCGGTGACGCTGGCGTTGGTCGGCGCCGGTCCCTTCCAGTACGGGCCGTCCGCTGCCTGAACACCGCTCGGGGCAGCGGCGATGCTGCCGCCGGCGAGTGCCAGAGCGAGGGTGAGCTTGCCGATCAGCCGCAATCGGCGGGTGGGTTTACGTAACGTCAGCACGTCGTTGTACTCCCTGCTTATCGGAGCGGGACTACCTGCGTGTCCGGGCGGACTCCCCGTTCGTCCGGGCGAACGATGGAATTCTGCGCATTCCGCCGAATATCACGGATCGGCAATTACACCCATCTGTGTCACCGGCCCGGGGCTACCGATCACCCGCGTGAGGAAACCGGGTGCTCTTCCCGCCCCGCGGCCGCCCGGATCGACGCATGGTTGTCCGTCACGGCGCTCTGGCAGAACAGCGCGACGTGGATCCGCGGGTCAGCCGATCTGTGCAGGGACCTGATCGGGAGCCGCGACGGACCGACGGGGGCGGGTCAGGAAGAACGTGAGCGCGGCGCCGATCAGCGCGATCGCCGCGCAGACCAGGAACGCCCAGCGCAACCCGGACGCGAAAGCAGTGTGCACGACCTCGTCAACGGCCCCGCGCTGCGCGTCCGGAGCACTGGAGGTCACGACGCGTGCCTGCCCACCGGTGAGCAGCTCCGCCACCTGGTGCGCGTCCGGCAGCGAGCTCTCACTCCGCACCACGGTCTCGACCCGTCCGGCGAACACCCCGCCGAGCACCGCGATTCCGAGCACCAGGCCCAGCTGCCGGAACGTCGTCACGGCGCCGCCGGCCATGCCTGCGCGCTCGCGAGGCGCCG
Protein-coding regions in this window:
- a CDS encoding hemerythrin domain-containing protein produces the protein MTAVTTAHRPQIRLPGQSAAAPGPLNMGTMYLMHHALRRDFARLRTATHAVPLTDTRRLTGLHGHLEYVLHALHQHHSGEDAMIWPEMRRRAPQEHVLLDAMEAEHGGLDSAIEAARAAYSALVATPTEANRSAAVSAVDAVGSAVDAHMTHEETAAIPLMHRVFTYEDFEAIGAKLQKEHSSFKDLSTLVPWMADAVPDAVLQQVWADQPKVMWFLFRRIWRPRYARRVASLFG
- a CDS encoding alpha/beta hydrolase family protein encodes the protein MTLRKPTRRLRLIGKLTLALALAGGSIAAAPSGVQAADGPYWKGPAPTNASVTATTGPFRVTEARISGLVSGFGGGRIYYPTDTSQGTFGAVAISPGFTAYWSSLEWLGPRLASQGFVVIGIETNSTLDQPASRGNQLLAALDWAVTSSPAASRIDRNRLAVAGHSMGGGGSLEASLDRPSLKAAIPLAPWNATKSWTRQRVPTLIIGGSSDTIAPVSSHSEPFYTSLGSPEKAYLELRGGSHFFPQTPNDDVAKMMISWLKRFVDEDTRYSQFLCPGPSGLGISEYRNTCPI